A genomic region of Ursus arctos isolate Adak ecotype North America unplaced genomic scaffold, UrsArc2.0 scaffold_8, whole genome shotgun sequence contains the following coding sequences:
- the CDC42EP3 gene encoding cdc42 effector protein 3 yields MPAKTPIYLKAANNKKGKKFKLRDILSPDMISPPLGDFRHTIHIGKEGQHDVFGDISFLQGNYELLPGNPEKARLGPFPGHSEFLRANSTSDSMFTETPSPVLKNAISLPTIGGSQALMLPLLSPVTFNSKQESFGPARLPRLSCEPVVEEKAPEKSSLLENGTGHQGDVSWGSSGSASQSSQGRDSHSSSLSEQYPDWPAEDLFDHPAPCQLVKEKTKSEESLSDLTGSLLSLQLDLGPSFLDEVLNVMDKNK; encoded by the coding sequence ATGCCAGCCAAAACCCCAATTTACCTAAAAGCTGCCAATAACAAGAAAGGCAAGAAATTCAAACTGAGGGACATTTTGTCCCCCGATATGATCAGCCCTCCCCTCGGAGACTTCCGCCACACCATTCACATCGGCAAAGAGGGCCAGCACGACGTGTTCGGCGACATCTCCTTCCTGCAGGGGAACTACGAGCTGCTGCCCGGGAACCCGGAGAAGGCGCGCCTGGGCCCGTTCCCGGGGCACAGCGAGTTCTTGCGGGCCAACAGCACCTCCGACTCCATGTTCACCGAAACGCCCTCCCCGGTGCTCAAAAACGCCATCTCCCTCCCGACCATCGGAGGGTCCCAGGCGCTCATGCTGCCCTTGCTGTCGCCCGTGACGTTTAATTCCAAACAGGAGTCCTTTGGGCCGGCCAGGCTGCCCCGGCTTAGCTGTGAGCCCGTCGTGGAGGAGAAGGCCCCGGAGAAGAGCAGCCTGTTGGAGAACGGGACGGGCCACCAGGGGGACGTCTCGTGGGGCTCCAGCGGCTCCGCGTCGCAGTCCAGCCAGGGCAGGGACAGCCACTCCTCCAGCCTCTCCGAACAGTACCCCGACTGGCCGGCCGAGGACCTGTTTGACCACCCTGCCCCGTGCCAGCTCGTCAAGGAGAAGACGAAGTCGGAGGAGTCCCTCTCTGACCTCACGGGGTCCCTCCTGTCCCTGCAGCTCGACCTGGGGCCCTCCTTTTTGGATGAGGTGCTGAATGTCATGGATAAAAATAAGTAA